One stretch of Equus caballus isolate H_3958 breed thoroughbred chromosome 24, TB-T2T, whole genome shotgun sequence DNA includes these proteins:
- the C24H14orf180 gene encoding nutritionally-regulated adipose and cardiac enriched protein homolog isoform X1, which produces MRTTAQTLSPDSRPETPHQTRKNEEAAPGTAMPRVGRSQEDDRTCPSSILRRSPRGRRGQGTEPQRTSRHVRFHEPLEVAVHYIASREPTVTTKASSRPRPRGSSLLLRLSVCVLLLLVLGLYCSRVKPIALALEDLRARLLVLILRLRHVAVTCYRCLLRL; this is translated from the exons ATGAGGACTACAGCACAAACCTTGAGCCCCGACTCCCGGCCAGAGACGCCACATCAGACCAGAAAGAATGAGGAGGCCGCTCCAGGCACCGCGatgcccagggtggggagg TCCCAGGAGGACGACAGGACGTGCCCTTCCTCCATCCTGAGACGAAGCCCAAGGGGGCGCCGCGGCCAGGGGACTGAGCCACAGAGGACCTCGAGGCACGTGCGGTTCCACGAGCCCCTGGAGGTGGCTGTCCACT ACATCGCCAGCAGGGAGCCCACCGTCACCACCAAGG cgtCCAGCCGGCCCCGGCCCCGAGGCAGCTCCCTGCTCCTGCGACTGTCCGTgtgtgtgctgctgctgctggtgctcGGCCTGTATTGCAGCCGGGTCAAGCCCATCGCGCTGGCCCTCGAGGACCTCCGCGCCCGGCTCCTCGTCCTCATCCTGCGCCTGCGGCACGTGGCCGTCACCTGCTACCGCTGCCTCCTGCGGCTCTGA
- the C24H14orf180 gene encoding nutritionally-regulated adipose and cardiac enriched protein homolog isoform X2: MRTTAQTLSPDSRPETPHQTRKNEEAAPGTAMPRSQEDDRTCPSSILRRSPRGRRGQGTEPQRTSRHVRFHEPLEVAVHYIASREPTVTTKASSRPRPRGSSLLLRLSVCVLLLLVLGLYCSRVKPIALALEDLRARLLVLILRLRHVAVTCYRCLLRL, translated from the exons ATGAGGACTACAGCACAAACCTTGAGCCCCGACTCCCGGCCAGAGACGCCACATCAGACCAGAAAGAATGAGGAGGCCGCTCCAGGCACCGCGatgcccagg TCCCAGGAGGACGACAGGACGTGCCCTTCCTCCATCCTGAGACGAAGCCCAAGGGGGCGCCGCGGCCAGGGGACTGAGCCACAGAGGACCTCGAGGCACGTGCGGTTCCACGAGCCCCTGGAGGTGGCTGTCCACT ACATCGCCAGCAGGGAGCCCACCGTCACCACCAAGG cgtCCAGCCGGCCCCGGCCCCGAGGCAGCTCCCTGCTCCTGCGACTGTCCGTgtgtgtgctgctgctgctggtgctcGGCCTGTATTGCAGCCGGGTCAAGCCCATCGCGCTGGCCCTCGAGGACCTCCGCGCCCGGCTCCTCGTCCTCATCCTGCGCCTGCGGCACGTGGCCGTCACCTGCTACCGCTGCCTCCTGCGGCTCTGA